One window from the genome of Salvelinus fontinalis isolate EN_2023a chromosome 3, ASM2944872v1, whole genome shotgun sequence encodes:
- the LOC129851314 gene encoding xaa-Pro aminopeptidase 1-like isoform X2 yields the protein MSPKITVELLRQLRQAMRNTKYIAEPIQAYIVPSGDAHQSEYIAPCDCRREFICGFNGSAGTAIVTEKHAAMWTDGRYFLQASQQMDNNWTLMKMGLKETLSQEDWLISVLPDNSTVGVDPWIIAADQWKNMSKALASAGHSLVAVQDNLIDAIWMDRPTRPSTQLLTLGLGFTGLTWQDKMTALRSKMAERKISWFVATALDEIAWLFNLRGSDIEYNPVFFAYAIVGMNTIRLFVDIKRLAVPTVREHLQLDTPSKAELSVQTAPYESVFTELQAVCASLGPKEKVWISDKASCALTQVIPKAHRSPIPYTHLCLAKAVKNATEIQGMKMAHIKDAVALCELFAWLEKEIPKGTVTEISAADKAEELRSQQKDFVGLSFPSISSVGPNGAIIHYRPLPETNRTLSLNEIYLLDSGAQYIDGTTDVTRTMHFGSPSAYEKETFTYVLKGHIAVSAAIFPNGTKGHLLDSFARQALWESGLDYLHGTGHGVGCFLNVHEGPCGISYKTFADEPLEAGMIVSDEPGYYEDGLFGIRIENVVLVVPAKPKYNYRNKGSLTFEPLTLVPIQAKMVNTDLLTQKERDWVNEYHRQCRETIGAELERQGRKEAMDWLIRETQPIA from the exons ATGTCTCCCAAGATCACGGTGGAGCTGCTGCGGCAGCTACGGCAAGCCATGAGGAACACCAAGTACATCGCTGAGCCCATCCAGGCCTACATTGTCCCCTCTGGAGACGCACACCAg AGTGAATACATCGCACCATGTGACTGCAGACGTGAATTCATCTGTGGCTTCAATGGCTCCGcag GTACGGCCATTGTTACGGAGAAGCATGCGGCCATGTGGACAGACGGACGGTACTTCCTCCAGGCCAGCCAGCAGATGGACAACAACTGGACCCTCATGAAGATGG GTCTGAAGGAGACACTCAGCCAGGAGGACTGGCTGATCAGTGTGCTGCCTGACAACTCCACAGTAGGAGTGGACCCCTGGATCATTGCTGCTG ACCAGTGGAAGAACATGTCTAAGGCCCTGGCCAGTGCAGGCCACTCCCTGGTGGCTGTTCAGGACAACCTGATAGATGCCATCTGGATGGACCGTCCAACCAGACCCTCCACTCAGCTCCTCACCCTGGGCCTGGGGTTCACGG GTCTGACGTGGCAAGACAAGATGACCGCTCTGAGATCCAAGATGGCCGAGAGGAAGATCTCCTGGTTCGTTGCCACGGCGCTGGATGAGATTGCAT GGCTGTTCAACCTCCGTGGCTCTGACATCGAGTACAACCCCGTTTTCTTTGCGTACGCCATCGTAGGAATGAACACAATCAG GCTCTTCGTGGACATCAAGCGTCTGGCCGTGCCGACGGTGAGGGAGCACCTTCAGCTGGACACGCCCTCCAAGGCGGAGCTTAGCGTCCAGACCGCCCCCTACGAGTCTGTGTTCACGGAGCTGCAGGCCGTGTGTGCCTCGCTGGGGCCCAAGGAGAAGGTGTGGATCAGCGACAAAGCCAGCTGCGCCCTCACGCAGGTCATCCCCAAG GCCCACCGGTCTCCTATCCCCTACACTCATCTCTGCCTCGCCAAAGCTGTCAAGAACGCCACCGAGATTCAAGGGATGAAAATGGCCCAT ATCAAGGATGCTGTCGCCCTTTGTGAGCTCTTCGCTTGGTTGGAAAAAGAG ATTCCAAAAGGCACAGTGACTGAGATCTCCGCAGCAGATAAGGCCGAGGAGTTACGCAG CCAACAGAAAGACTTTGTCGGACTCAGCTTCCCATCCATTTCCAGCGTTGGACCAAACGGAGCAATCATTCATTACAG ACCCCTCCCTGAAACCAACAGAACTCTCTCTCTAAACGAAATCTACCTCCTCGACTCTGGAGCCCAGTATAT TGATGGAACAACAGACGTCACCCGCACCATGCACTTTGGATCCCCCTCTGCTTATGAGAAG GAAACCTTCACCTATGTTCTGAAGGGACATATAGCCGTCAGCGCTGCCATTTTCCCCAACGGAACCAAAG GCCACCTGCTGGACTCGTTTGCCCGCCAGGCGCTGTGGGAGTCTGGGCTGGACTACCTTCATGGTACGGGCCACGGGGTGGGATGTTTCCTCAATGTCCACGAGGGACCCTGTGGGATCTCCTACAAGACCTTCGCCGACGAACCCCTGGAGGCAGGCATGATTGTCAGCGATG aACCTGGGTACTATGAGGACGGCTTGTTTGGCATTAGAATTGAAAACGTTGTTCTGGTGGTGCCAGCGAAACCCAAG TACAACTACAGGAACAAGGGCAGTTTGACGTTTGAGCCTCTCACTCTGGTCCCCATCCAAGCCAAGATGGTCAACACAGATCTTCTCACCCAGAAAGAG CGTGATTGGGTGAACGAGTACCACAGGCAGTGCCGGGAGACGATTGGAGCAGAGTTGGAGAGACAGGGCCGCAAGGAGGCCATGGATTGGCTGATCAGGGAAACCCAGCCAATCGCCTGA
- the LOC129851314 gene encoding xaa-Pro aminopeptidase 1-like isoform X1 yields the protein MGSDVAMSPKITVELLRQLRQAMRNTKYIAEPIQAYIVPSGDAHQSEYIAPCDCRREFICGFNGSAGTAIVTEKHAAMWTDGRYFLQASQQMDNNWTLMKMGLKETLSQEDWLISVLPDNSTVGVDPWIIAADQWKNMSKALASAGHSLVAVQDNLIDAIWMDRPTRPSTQLLTLGLGFTGLTWQDKMTALRSKMAERKISWFVATALDEIAWLFNLRGSDIEYNPVFFAYAIVGMNTIRLFVDIKRLAVPTVREHLQLDTPSKAELSVQTAPYESVFTELQAVCASLGPKEKVWISDKASCALTQVIPKAHRSPIPYTHLCLAKAVKNATEIQGMKMAHIKDAVALCELFAWLEKEIPKGTVTEISAADKAEELRSQQKDFVGLSFPSISSVGPNGAIIHYRPLPETNRTLSLNEIYLLDSGAQYIDGTTDVTRTMHFGSPSAYEKETFTYVLKGHIAVSAAIFPNGTKGHLLDSFARQALWESGLDYLHGTGHGVGCFLNVHEGPCGISYKTFADEPLEAGMIVSDEPGYYEDGLFGIRIENVVLVVPAKPKYNYRNKGSLTFEPLTLVPIQAKMVNTDLLTQKERDWVNEYHRQCRETIGAELERQGRKEAMDWLIRETQPIA from the exons ATGGGCTCAG ACGTTGCCATGTCTCCCAAGATCACGGTGGAGCTGCTGCGGCAGCTACGGCAAGCCATGAGGAACACCAAGTACATCGCTGAGCCCATCCAGGCCTACATTGTCCCCTCTGGAGACGCACACCAg AGTGAATACATCGCACCATGTGACTGCAGACGTGAATTCATCTGTGGCTTCAATGGCTCCGcag GTACGGCCATTGTTACGGAGAAGCATGCGGCCATGTGGACAGACGGACGGTACTTCCTCCAGGCCAGCCAGCAGATGGACAACAACTGGACCCTCATGAAGATGG GTCTGAAGGAGACACTCAGCCAGGAGGACTGGCTGATCAGTGTGCTGCCTGACAACTCCACAGTAGGAGTGGACCCCTGGATCATTGCTGCTG ACCAGTGGAAGAACATGTCTAAGGCCCTGGCCAGTGCAGGCCACTCCCTGGTGGCTGTTCAGGACAACCTGATAGATGCCATCTGGATGGACCGTCCAACCAGACCCTCCACTCAGCTCCTCACCCTGGGCCTGGGGTTCACGG GTCTGACGTGGCAAGACAAGATGACCGCTCTGAGATCCAAGATGGCCGAGAGGAAGATCTCCTGGTTCGTTGCCACGGCGCTGGATGAGATTGCAT GGCTGTTCAACCTCCGTGGCTCTGACATCGAGTACAACCCCGTTTTCTTTGCGTACGCCATCGTAGGAATGAACACAATCAG GCTCTTCGTGGACATCAAGCGTCTGGCCGTGCCGACGGTGAGGGAGCACCTTCAGCTGGACACGCCCTCCAAGGCGGAGCTTAGCGTCCAGACCGCCCCCTACGAGTCTGTGTTCACGGAGCTGCAGGCCGTGTGTGCCTCGCTGGGGCCCAAGGAGAAGGTGTGGATCAGCGACAAAGCCAGCTGCGCCCTCACGCAGGTCATCCCCAAG GCCCACCGGTCTCCTATCCCCTACACTCATCTCTGCCTCGCCAAAGCTGTCAAGAACGCCACCGAGATTCAAGGGATGAAAATGGCCCAT ATCAAGGATGCTGTCGCCCTTTGTGAGCTCTTCGCTTGGTTGGAAAAAGAG ATTCCAAAAGGCACAGTGACTGAGATCTCCGCAGCAGATAAGGCCGAGGAGTTACGCAG CCAACAGAAAGACTTTGTCGGACTCAGCTTCCCATCCATTTCCAGCGTTGGACCAAACGGAGCAATCATTCATTACAG ACCCCTCCCTGAAACCAACAGAACTCTCTCTCTAAACGAAATCTACCTCCTCGACTCTGGAGCCCAGTATAT TGATGGAACAACAGACGTCACCCGCACCATGCACTTTGGATCCCCCTCTGCTTATGAGAAG GAAACCTTCACCTATGTTCTGAAGGGACATATAGCCGTCAGCGCTGCCATTTTCCCCAACGGAACCAAAG GCCACCTGCTGGACTCGTTTGCCCGCCAGGCGCTGTGGGAGTCTGGGCTGGACTACCTTCATGGTACGGGCCACGGGGTGGGATGTTTCCTCAATGTCCACGAGGGACCCTGTGGGATCTCCTACAAGACCTTCGCCGACGAACCCCTGGAGGCAGGCATGATTGTCAGCGATG aACCTGGGTACTATGAGGACGGCTTGTTTGGCATTAGAATTGAAAACGTTGTTCTGGTGGTGCCAGCGAAACCCAAG TACAACTACAGGAACAAGGGCAGTTTGACGTTTGAGCCTCTCACTCTGGTCCCCATCCAAGCCAAGATGGTCAACACAGATCTTCTCACCCAGAAAGAG CGTGATTGGGTGAACGAGTACCACAGGCAGTGCCGGGAGACGATTGGAGCAGAGTTGGAGAGACAGGGCCGCAAGGAGGCCATGGATTGGCTGATCAGGGAAACCCAGCCAATCGCCTGA